The following are encoded together in the Streptomyces sp. NBC_00358 genome:
- a CDS encoding copper amine oxidase encodes MRVNRNSRARSRAAVGLSALALAAGATTAAGPAVAQPKAAPAPSADCSAAYRIEQKLATGTTWRMCWHYESEAGLVLENISYQPPGEANPIKVLSSAKLAQIDVPYDDGSVEYSDLTGAGFGQGLVDMVPAECPGGAIKTVKVPDAWDPQHANVKGLCTTTRSRGHAYRMEADTGNKVFQKQGKDLLVYTVNKVGWYEYITEWRFQDDGTVNMNIGATGSLSPGDYDAGDGRGWPLGKGAKDYATSHSHNVFWRLNFGLDGSSKAKIEQYDSVVSPPAQGHEAPSNKTTVTKVAKELAGDAKNMRWWRIVSNSGKNKDNHARSYEIVPGATTKYLGRSFTKHDVYFTEYNKCEQFASDNLRNCGAGHGTSVDKWVDGQTLTHPVVWVNVGFHHIARDEDQQPMPVHWQGFAIAPRDVTAMNPLTPPELANQNGHVEPR; translated from the coding sequence ATGCGCGTCAACAGAAACAGCCGTGCCCGCAGCCGGGCGGCGGTGGGCCTTTCGGCGCTCGCCCTGGCCGCCGGAGCGACGACGGCCGCCGGACCGGCCGTCGCCCAGCCGAAGGCCGCTCCCGCCCCGTCCGCCGACTGCAGCGCGGCGTACCGCATCGAGCAGAAGCTCGCCACCGGCACCACCTGGCGGATGTGCTGGCACTACGAGAGCGAGGCCGGGCTCGTCCTGGAGAACATCTCCTACCAGCCGCCCGGCGAGGCCAACCCGATCAAGGTCCTCAGCAGCGCCAAGCTCGCCCAGATCGACGTGCCCTACGACGACGGCTCGGTCGAGTACAGCGACCTGACCGGCGCCGGCTTCGGCCAGGGACTGGTCGACATGGTCCCCGCCGAATGTCCTGGCGGCGCCATCAAGACGGTCAAGGTCCCCGACGCCTGGGACCCGCAGCACGCGAACGTCAAGGGCCTTTGCACCACGACCCGTTCACGCGGCCACGCCTACCGGATGGAGGCCGACACCGGGAACAAGGTCTTCCAGAAACAGGGCAAGGACCTGCTCGTCTACACCGTCAACAAGGTCGGCTGGTACGAGTACATCACCGAGTGGCGCTTCCAGGACGACGGCACCGTCAACATGAACATCGGCGCCACCGGCAGTCTTTCGCCCGGTGACTACGACGCGGGCGACGGCCGCGGCTGGCCGCTCGGCAAGGGCGCCAAGGACTACGCCACCAGCCACAGCCACAACGTGTTCTGGCGGCTCAACTTCGGCCTGGACGGCTCCTCCAAGGCGAAGATCGAGCAGTACGACTCCGTGGTCAGCCCGCCCGCGCAGGGCCACGAGGCGCCGAGCAACAAGACCACCGTCACCAAGGTCGCCAAGGAACTCGCGGGCGACGCCAAGAACATGCGCTGGTGGCGGATCGTCAGCAACTCCGGCAAGAACAAGGACAACCACGCACGCTCGTACGAGATCGTCCCGGGAGCGACCACCAAGTACCTCGGCCGTTCCTTCACCAAGCACGACGTCTACTTCACCGAGTACAACAAGTGTGAACAGTTCGCGAGCGACAACCTGCGCAACTGCGGTGCCGGACACGGAACATCGGTCGACAAGTGGGTCGACGGACAGACGCTCACCCACCCTGTGGTCTGGGTGAACGTGGGTTTCCACCACATCGCGCGCGACGAGGACCAGCAGCCGATGCCGGTCCACTGGCAGGGCTTCGCCATCGCACCGCGTGACGTCACCGCTATGAATCCGCTCACTCCGCCGGAGCTGGCGAACCAGAACGGGCATGTCGAACCAAGGTAG
- a CDS encoding MMPL family transporter: MGNGDTRVRGIAARAGGWSARHRWAAVGIWVLFVVLAMGLGSAAGRVDVKESDQLKGETHTAAKIIEDAGIKEPASETVLVQAKDAGHKATDADFRSAVAAVVEAVGGTGRVTDVTSPYDTGTISKDGRSALVQFDMRGDSETAGDRVEPVLKAVEGVRKDHAGLRIEEIGGASMKKQYDDAFGDDFQKAELSAVPVALGILLIAFGALVAALLPVALAVTAIMATMGLMGVVSHLMPMSDTANSVMLLVGLAVGVDYCLFYLRREREEREAGRDADTALRIAAATSGRAIIVSGVTVCVAMAGMLFTGLAEFEAMGLASLMVVAVAMVGSVTVLPALLSLLGERVEKGRIPFLHRAKRRGASGGRGNRRPAGEGSRFWGAVLRVVLARPAVSLVVATGALLAIAAPALGMKTQQLTLDKEFGNSLAIVGTYNRVNDAFPGGSEPAEVVVKARDINAPEVKAALADFRTAAVRSGASRGPVDIKVHAEHNVAFVFVPLVGGSDQGRAEKSLALLRDTVRPRTLGKVEGLQAPITGQVAGSHDFNDQLIGSVTPVFAFVVVFAFVLMLLSFRSLTIAITSIALNLLSVAAAYGILVAVFQHGWGASLVGAAGVGAIVAWLPLFLFVILFGLSMDYHVFVVSRIREARLRGLSTKDAIRHGVVTTAGVVTSAAVIMVAVFAIFGTLSMQSMKQMGVGLAAAVLIDATIIRGVLLPAVMALLGERNWYLPKWLDRMPDLTHDEAPGAVVAPVPQGERAGV, from the coding sequence ATGGGGAACGGAGACACGCGGGTGCGGGGCATCGCCGCGCGAGCAGGCGGCTGGAGCGCCCGGCACCGATGGGCGGCCGTCGGGATCTGGGTGCTGTTCGTCGTCCTGGCGATGGGCCTCGGCTCCGCGGCGGGCCGCGTCGACGTCAAGGAGAGCGACCAGCTCAAGGGCGAGACACACACCGCAGCCAAGATCATCGAGGACGCCGGCATCAAGGAGCCGGCCAGCGAGACGGTCCTGGTCCAGGCGAAGGACGCGGGCCACAAGGCCACCGACGCCGACTTCAGGAGCGCGGTCGCCGCGGTCGTCGAGGCGGTCGGCGGCACCGGCAGGGTCACCGACGTGACCTCGCCGTACGACACCGGGACGATCTCGAAGGACGGCCGCAGCGCGCTGGTGCAGTTCGACATGCGCGGCGACTCCGAGACGGCGGGCGACCGTGTCGAGCCCGTGCTGAAGGCCGTCGAGGGGGTGCGGAAGGACCATGCCGGGCTGCGGATCGAGGAGATCGGCGGCGCCAGCATGAAGAAGCAGTACGACGACGCGTTCGGCGACGACTTCCAGAAGGCCGAACTCTCCGCCGTGCCCGTGGCGCTCGGCATCCTGCTGATCGCGTTCGGCGCGCTCGTGGCGGCGCTGCTTCCGGTGGCGCTCGCTGTCACCGCCATCATGGCGACGATGGGCCTGATGGGCGTCGTCAGCCATCTGATGCCGATGAGCGACACGGCCAACTCCGTGATGCTGCTGGTGGGTCTGGCCGTCGGAGTCGACTACTGCCTGTTCTACCTGCGGCGGGAGCGCGAGGAGCGCGAGGCGGGCCGCGACGCCGACACCGCCCTGCGGATCGCCGCCGCCACCAGTGGCCGCGCCATCATCGTCTCCGGTGTCACCGTGTGCGTGGCGATGGCGGGCATGCTCTTCACCGGGCTCGCCGAGTTCGAGGCGATGGGCCTGGCCTCGCTGATGGTCGTCGCCGTCGCCATGGTCGGCTCGGTCACCGTGCTGCCCGCGCTGCTGTCCCTGCTGGGTGAGCGCGTCGAGAAGGGCCGTATCCCGTTCCTGCACCGGGCCAAGCGGCGCGGCGCGAGCGGCGGGCGGGGCAACCGCCGACCGGCCGGCGAGGGCAGCCGGTTCTGGGGCGCCGTCCTGCGCGTGGTGCTCGCCAGGCCCGCGGTCTCCCTCGTCGTCGCGACCGGCGCGCTGCTCGCCATCGCCGCTCCGGCACTCGGCATGAAGACCCAGCAGCTCACGCTCGACAAGGAGTTCGGCAACTCGCTGGCGATCGTGGGCACCTACAACCGGGTCAACGACGCCTTCCCGGGCGGTTCCGAGCCGGCCGAGGTGGTCGTCAAGGCGCGCGACATCAACGCCCCCGAAGTGAAGGCCGCCCTCGCCGACTTCCGTACGGCGGCCGTCCGTTCGGGCGCCTCGCGCGGCCCGGTGGACATCAAGGTGCACGCCGAGCACAACGTCGCCTTCGTCTTCGTCCCGCTGGTCGGCGGCTCCGACCAGGGCAGGGCGGAGAAGAGTCTGGCGCTGCTGCGCGACACCGTACGTCCTCGGACGCTCGGCAAGGTCGAGGGCCTGCAGGCGCCGATCACCGGGCAGGTCGCTGGATCGCACGACTTCAACGACCAGTTGATCGGCTCGGTGACCCCGGTCTTCGCCTTCGTGGTCGTCTTCGCCTTCGTCCTGATGCTGCTGTCCTTCCGCTCGCTGACGATCGCGATCACCTCGATCGCGCTCAACCTCCTCTCGGTGGCGGCCGCCTACGGCATCCTGGTCGCGGTCTTCCAGCACGGCTGGGGCGCGTCCCTGGTGGGCGCGGCGGGCGTCGGCGCGATCGTCGCCTGGCTGCCGCTGTTCCTCTTCGTGATCCTCTTCGGGCTCTCGATGGACTACCACGTGTTCGTGGTCTCCCGGATCCGTGAGGCACGGCTGCGGGGTCTCAGCACCAAGGACGCGATCCGGCACGGGGTGGTCACCACGGCCGGTGTCGTCACCAGCGCGGCCGTCATCATGGTCGCCGTCTTCGCGATCTTCGGGACGCTCTCCATGCAGTCCATGAAGCAGATGGGTGTGGGCCTGGCGGCCGCGGTGCTCATCGACGCGACGATCATCCGGGGTGTGCTGCTCCCCGCGGTGATGGCACTGCTCGGCGAGCGCAACTGGTACCTGCCGAAGTGGCTGGACCGGATGCCCGACCTCACCCACGACGAGGCCCCCGGGGCCGTGGTGGCACCGGTGCCGCAGGGCGAGCGGGCCGGGGTGTAA
- a CDS encoding SAV2148 family HEPN domain-containing protein, translating into MGSGGLELPPGDEGHEGNSTDVPPGAVSLARPMEMGSIGPELDWGADAWREVRTRAQRAGRAYIWLNLVEQRLRAVVAAVLRPIYEPVHGDDWVVAAAGPAGQEWVQRAVAVREVSRRKGYLLDPADDNVLSFLTLPQLRELMVQHWPCFEPYFDERRDVELALDELEVTRNVVSRNRALSEAVLNQAERAAAKLLEILGAGSDVPSARRLPVDAVEDLVGDRYADVVGVHSDRVRLLRQFPAEDLFGGARRLDAIGIGLNLLVQNFSGRRLVRLAESGCRTRLLFLNPASSAVKRRERELGIKRGELSRAVEMNILHMRRVRSRLRDPDAFEIQVYDETPRFTAYLVDGDGSDGVAIVQSYLRRTRGMEAPVLVLRGGSRLLKPDETTEEGLFPTYREEFEVAWVDSRPVS; encoded by the coding sequence GTGGGCTCGGGAGGGCTGGAGCTGCCTCCTGGTGACGAGGGTCACGAGGGGAACTCCACAGATGTCCCGCCCGGCGCGGTGTCCCTGGCACGGCCGATGGAAATGGGATCCATTGGACCGGAACTGGACTGGGGTGCCGACGCCTGGCGCGAGGTGCGTACGCGCGCCCAGCGGGCAGGGCGCGCGTACATCTGGCTGAACCTGGTCGAGCAGCGGCTGCGCGCGGTCGTGGCCGCCGTCCTGCGTCCCATCTACGAGCCCGTCCACGGCGACGACTGGGTGGTCGCCGCCGCGGGACCGGCCGGCCAGGAGTGGGTGCAGCGCGCCGTCGCCGTGCGCGAAGTCAGCCGCCGCAAGGGGTACTTGCTCGACCCGGCCGACGACAACGTGCTCAGTTTCCTGACGCTGCCCCAGTTGCGTGAGCTGATGGTGCAGCACTGGCCCTGCTTCGAGCCCTACTTCGACGAGCGCAGGGACGTCGAACTCGCCCTGGACGAGCTGGAAGTGACCCGCAACGTCGTGTCGCGCAACCGCGCTCTCTCGGAGGCGGTCCTCAACCAGGCCGAGCGGGCCGCGGCCAAACTCCTGGAGATCCTCGGCGCGGGCAGTGATGTGCCCTCCGCGCGGCGGCTGCCCGTGGACGCCGTCGAGGACCTCGTCGGCGACCGGTACGCGGACGTCGTCGGGGTGCACTCCGACCGGGTGCGGCTGCTGCGCCAGTTCCCCGCCGAGGACCTCTTCGGCGGAGCCCGCAGGCTCGACGCGATCGGCATCGGCCTGAACCTGCTGGTGCAGAACTTCTCCGGGCGGCGGCTGGTCCGCCTCGCCGAGTCCGGCTGCCGGACCCGGCTGCTGTTCCTGAATCCCGCGTCCAGTGCGGTCAAACGGCGCGAGCGTGAACTCGGCATCAAGCGGGGCGAGTTGAGCCGGGCCGTCGAGATGAACATTCTGCACATGCGGCGAGTGAGGTCCCGGCTGCGCGACCCGGACGCCTTCGAGATCCAGGTCTACGACGAGACGCCCCGCTTCACCGCCTACCTCGTGGACGGGGACGGTTCCGACGGGGTCGCGATCGTGCAGTCGTATCTGCGCCGCACCCGCGGCATGGAGGCGCCGGTCCTGGTGCTGCGCGGGGGAAGCCGACTGCTCAAACCGGATGAAACCACCGAAGAGGGACTGTTCCCGACTTATCGCGAGGAGTTCGAGGTGGCTTGGGTCGATTCGCGGCCGGTGTCCTGA
- a CDS encoding Tat pathway signal sequence domain protein, whose translation MRKIVHRHLGKVVAGAAIAVAGTAVMIGITLPGSAGADESGGSLGAGGTARQAEQDGQGGAVRPGVVERAPAEGEKGKGRDPLTDDETKRVEQLAVNRQLFDSSENVEGARGPQRVGVDLAEPETAELDDPNAPRRADVTFYDYKDDTLVTKTVNLDTGKVEGTGVQHGVQPPISRDEMTEAAKLLIADPLGAGLKADFKDATGKELTSPDQLVLNSMVYRATPGAQPAVLASCGEHRCVRLFPKAKNGPWIDSRDLVIDLSTRKVGKLG comes from the coding sequence GTGCGCAAGATAGTGCACCGCCATCTGGGCAAGGTGGTGGCGGGTGCGGCCATCGCGGTGGCCGGGACGGCCGTGATGATCGGTATCACCCTTCCGGGGTCGGCGGGGGCCGACGAATCGGGCGGGAGCCTCGGGGCCGGGGGAACCGCGCGCCAGGCGGAGCAGGACGGGCAGGGCGGCGCGGTGCGGCCCGGTGTCGTCGAGCGGGCGCCGGCCGAGGGGGAGAAGGGCAAGGGCCGGGACCCCCTCACCGACGACGAGACGAAGCGCGTCGAGCAGCTCGCGGTGAACCGGCAGCTCTTCGATTCCAGTGAGAACGTCGAGGGCGCGCGCGGACCGCAGCGGGTCGGCGTCGACCTCGCCGAACCCGAGACGGCCGAACTGGACGACCCGAACGCGCCGCGTCGCGCGGACGTCACGTTCTACGACTACAAGGACGACACGCTCGTCACCAAGACCGTCAACCTCGACACCGGGAAGGTCGAAGGGACGGGCGTCCAGCACGGCGTCCAGCCGCCGATCAGCCGCGACGAGATGACCGAGGCCGCCAAGCTGCTGATCGCCGACCCGCTCGGCGCCGGCCTGAAGGCCGACTTCAAGGACGCCACCGGCAAGGAGCTCACCTCGCCCGACCAGCTGGTGCTCAACAGCATGGTCTACCGCGCGACGCCGGGCGCCCAGCCCGCCGTCCTCGCCTCCTGCGGCGAACACCGGTGCGTCCGGCTCTTCCCGAAGGCCAAGAACGGGCCCTGGATCGACAGCCGTGATCTGGTGATCGATCTGAGCACCCGCAAGGTCGGCAAGCTCGGCTGA
- a CDS encoding 3'-5' exonuclease: MGWHRELLIGFDLETTGTDPRESRIVTGAVIEVRDGEPAGRREWLADPGVEIPVDAVAVHGITNERAATEGRPADEVADAIAGVLVTYWRTGVPVVAYNAAFDLTLLSAELRRYGLPSLRERLGGIDPAPVIDPYTIDRSVDRYRRGKRNLEAVCTEYGVVLDSAHDASADALAAARLACAIAGRHPKVAALGPAELHLRQIDWYAEWAADFQSFLRRKGEADAVVDGTWPLRDLVDDKV, translated from the coding sequence ATGGGCTGGCACCGGGAGCTGCTGATCGGCTTCGACCTGGAGACGACCGGGACCGATCCGCGCGAGTCGCGCATTGTCACGGGTGCCGTGATCGAGGTCAGGGACGGAGAGCCCGCGGGGCGCCGTGAGTGGCTGGCCGATCCGGGCGTGGAGATCCCCGTCGACGCGGTGGCCGTGCACGGGATCACCAACGAGCGGGCGGCGACCGAGGGCCGGCCCGCCGACGAGGTGGCCGACGCGATAGCGGGCGTCCTCGTCACCTACTGGCGGACCGGCGTCCCCGTCGTCGCGTACAACGCGGCCTTCGACCTCACGCTGCTCTCCGCCGAGCTGCGGCGGTACGGACTGCCCTCGCTGCGCGAGCGGCTGGGCGGCATCGACCCCGCGCCGGTCATCGACCCGTACACGATCGACCGCTCCGTGGACCGCTACCGCCGCGGCAAGCGCAACCTCGAAGCGGTCTGCACCGAGTACGGGGTGGTCCTGGACTCCGCCCACGACGCCTCGGCCGACGCCCTCGCGGCGGCCCGGCTCGCCTGCGCGATAGCCGGCCGCCACCCCAAGGTCGCCGCCCTCGGCCCCGCCGAACTGCACCTGCGCCAGATCGACTGGTACGCGGAATGGGCGGCGGACTTCCAGTCCTTCCTGCGCCGCAAGGGCGAGGCGGACGCGGTGGTGGACGGGACCTGGCCACTGCGGGACCTGGTGGACGACAAGGTCTGA
- the glgX gene encoding glycogen debranching protein GlgX encodes MQVWPGEAYPLGATYDGAGTNFAVFSEAADRIELCLLHDDGSETAVELRETDAFVRHAYLPGVMPGQRYGFRVHGRYAPEHGRRANSAKLLLDPYAKAISGAIKWGEEVYSYPFGSPDKRNDLDSAPHTMSSVVVNPYFDWGDDRRPRTEYHHTVLYEAHVKGLTMRHPALPDELRGTYAALAHPAIIEHLTELGVTALELMPVHQFVNDHRLVDMGLNNYWGYNTIGFFAPHNAYASWGDRGQQVLEFKSAVRALHEAGIEVILDVVYNHTAEGNHLGPTLSFRGLDNASYYRLADDPRYYMDTTGTGNSLLMRSPHVLQLIMDSLRYWVTEMHVDGFRFDLAATLARQFHEVDRLSSFFDLVQQDPVVSQVKLIAEPWDVGEGGYQVGNFPPLWTEWNGKYRDTVRDMWRGEPRTLAEFASRLTGSSDLYQDDGRRPLASINFVTCHDGFTLHDLVAYNNKRNQANGEDNRDGESHNRSWNCGAEGDTDDEGVLALRGRQQRNFIATLMLSQGVPMLSHGDEFARSQGGNNNAYCQDNELAWVPWPEDGSELLDFTRAMVWLRRDHPVFRRRRFFHGRPVQGTHDELSDIAWFTPEGQEMTQRDWGSAQARALSVFLNGNAISEPGPRGERIADDSFLLMFNASPKSLDFVVPVDHGRQWQVVVDTSLPEGVAPGTGAKVEAGDRLTLVDRSMTVLQRPA; translated from the coding sequence ATGCAGGTCTGGCCTGGCGAGGCGTATCCACTCGGTGCCACGTACGACGGTGCCGGTACCAATTTCGCGGTCTTCTCGGAGGCCGCCGACCGTATCGAGCTGTGTCTGCTGCACGACGACGGCTCGGAGACGGCCGTGGAACTGCGCGAGACCGACGCGTTCGTCCGGCACGCGTACCTGCCCGGCGTCATGCCGGGACAGCGGTACGGCTTCCGGGTGCACGGGCGGTACGCGCCGGAGCACGGCCGGCGCGCCAACTCCGCGAAGCTGCTGCTCGATCCGTACGCAAAGGCGATCTCCGGCGCCATCAAGTGGGGGGAGGAGGTGTACAGCTATCCGTTCGGGTCGCCCGACAAGCGCAACGACCTGGACTCCGCCCCCCACACGATGTCGTCCGTCGTGGTGAATCCGTACTTCGACTGGGGCGACGACCGGCGCCCCCGTACGGAGTACCACCACACCGTTCTCTACGAGGCCCACGTCAAGGGCCTCACGATGCGCCATCCGGCGCTTCCCGACGAGCTGCGCGGCACGTACGCGGCGCTCGCCCACCCGGCGATCATCGAACACCTGACCGAACTCGGCGTCACCGCACTGGAACTGATGCCCGTACACCAGTTCGTGAACGACCACCGGCTGGTCGACATGGGCCTCAACAACTACTGGGGCTACAACACGATCGGCTTCTTCGCCCCGCACAACGCGTACGCCTCCTGGGGCGACCGGGGCCAGCAGGTCCTGGAGTTCAAGTCGGCCGTCCGGGCGCTGCACGAGGCGGGCATCGAGGTCATCCTCGACGTGGTCTACAACCACACGGCCGAGGGCAACCACCTGGGCCCGACGCTCTCCTTCAGGGGCCTCGACAACGCCTCGTACTACCGTCTCGCGGACGACCCCCGCTACTACATGGACACCACGGGCACCGGCAACTCGCTGCTCATGCGCTCCCCGCACGTGCTCCAGCTCATCATGGACTCGCTGCGCTACTGGGTCACCGAGATGCACGTGGACGGCTTCCGCTTCGACCTGGCGGCCACGCTGGCACGGCAGTTCCACGAGGTGGACCGGCTGTCGTCGTTCTTCGACCTCGTCCAGCAGGACCCGGTGGTCTCCCAGGTGAAACTGATCGCCGAGCCCTGGGACGTCGGCGAGGGCGGCTACCAGGTGGGCAACTTCCCGCCCCTGTGGACCGAGTGGAACGGCAAGTACCGCGACACCGTCCGCGACATGTGGCGGGGCGAGCCGCGCACACTGGCCGAGTTCGCCTCCCGGCTGACCGGCTCGTCCGACCTCTACCAGGACGACGGACGCCGTCCGCTCGCCTCCATCAACTTCGTGACCTGCCACGACGGCTTCACCCTGCACGACCTCGTGGCGTACAACAACAAACGCAACCAGGCCAACGGCGAGGACAACCGCGACGGCGAGAGCCACAACCGCTCGTGGAACTGCGGCGCCGAGGGCGACACGGACGACGAGGGCGTGCTGGCGCTGCGGGGCCGGCAGCAGCGCAACTTCATCGCCACGCTGATGCTCTCCCAGGGCGTGCCCATGCTCAGTCACGGCGACGAGTTCGCGCGCTCCCAGGGCGGCAACAACAACGCGTACTGCCAGGACAACGAGCTGGCCTGGGTGCCGTGGCCGGAGGACGGCTCCGAACTCCTCGACTTCACACGCGCGATGGTGTGGCTGCGCAGGGACCACCCCGTCTTCCGGCGGCGGCGCTTCTTCCACGGGCGGCCCGTCCAGGGGACCCACGACGAGCTCTCCGACATCGCGTGGTTCACCCCGGAGGGCCAGGAGATGACCCAGCGGGACTGGGGTTCCGCGCAGGCCCGCGCGCTGTCCGTCTTCCTCAACGGCAACGCGATCTCCGAGCCGGGCCCGCGCGGGGAGCGCATCGCCGACGACTCCTTCCTGCTGATGTTCAACGCCTCACCGAAGTCCCTGGACTTCGTGGTGCCGGTCGACCACGGCCGCCAGTGGCAGGTCGTCGTCGACACGTCCCTCCCGGAGGGAGTCGCCCCGGGTACGGGCGCGAAGGTCGAGGCCGGGGACCGGCTGACCCTGGTCGACCGGAGCATGACCGTGCTTCAGCGGCCCGCCTAG
- a CDS encoding MBL fold metallo-hydrolase → MQTRLDEIADGIYRISTHIPEIAPPAGFTFNQFLVAAEEPLLFHTGMRALFPPVSEAIARVMPVDRLRWITFGHVEADECGAVNEFLAVAQQAEVAHNTLGCLVTLNDLVSRPPRPMGEGERLDIGGHEVRRVVRNINTPHVPHNWEARLLFEEHTRTLFCGDLFTHLGNGPAVTADGLVELCLEAEELFRQISCLTAMTATLRSLADLRPATLAVMHGSSFNGDCPRALNDLADALDTHFGPEDAFVSRRSVLAGPHPGTR, encoded by the coding sequence GTGCAGACGCGTCTCGACGAGATCGCCGACGGCATCTACCGGATCTCGACGCACATCCCCGAGATCGCCCCGCCGGCGGGCTTCACCTTCAACCAGTTCCTGGTGGCGGCGGAGGAGCCCCTGCTCTTCCACACCGGCATGCGCGCCCTGTTCCCGCCGGTCTCCGAGGCCATCGCGCGGGTGATGCCGGTGGACCGGCTGCGCTGGATCACCTTCGGACACGTCGAGGCCGACGAATGCGGCGCGGTGAACGAGTTCCTGGCCGTCGCCCAGCAGGCCGAGGTCGCGCACAACACCCTGGGCTGCCTGGTCACCCTCAACGACCTGGTGTCCCGGCCGCCGCGCCCGATGGGCGAGGGCGAGCGCCTCGACATCGGCGGCCACGAGGTGCGGCGGGTCGTGCGGAACATCAACACCCCGCACGTCCCCCACAACTGGGAGGCGCGGCTGCTGTTCGAGGAGCACACCCGCACCCTGTTCTGCGGCGATCTGTTCACCCACCTCGGGAACGGGCCCGCCGTCACCGCGGACGGTCTCGTCGAACTGTGCCTGGAGGCCGAGGAGTTGTTCCGGCAGATCTCGTGCCTGACCGCGATGACCGCCACCCTGCGCTCGCTCGCGGACCTGCGTCCGGCCACGCTCGCCGTGATGCACGGCTCCTCGTTCAACGGCGACTGCCCGCGCGCGCTGAACGACCTCGCGGACGCCCTCGACACCCACTTCGGCCCCGAGGACGCGTTCGTCTCCCGCCGGAGCGTGCTGGCGGGCCCGCATCCCGGGACGCGGTGA
- a CDS encoding phosphotransferase enzyme family protein produces MDEARARDVLAAAKVLPGPVREASLLALGENAVFAAAGLVVKVGRDAELLDRARRELDIAAWLAESGVPAVRAAEPEPLLVDGHPVTVWHRLPDPVRPAEPRDLAGLLRIVHALPSPSFALPPRELLGGVERWLRLAGDAIDLEDAAYLRQRRDGFAAAAAALTPQLPPGPIHGDALPRNVHVGPDGPVLVDLETFSADLREHDLVVMALSRDRYGLPAEAYDAFTAAYGWDVRAWEGCSVLRGARETASCAWVAQHAPTNPKALTEFGRRVASLRDGDETVRWFPF; encoded by the coding sequence ATGGACGAGGCACGGGCACGGGACGTACTGGCCGCGGCGAAGGTACTGCCGGGGCCGGTACGGGAGGCGTCGCTCCTCGCCCTCGGCGAGAACGCGGTGTTCGCCGCCGCCGGCCTGGTCGTCAAGGTGGGACGCGACGCCGAACTCCTCGACCGGGCGCGCCGGGAGCTGGACATCGCCGCCTGGCTCGCCGAGTCGGGGGTTCCCGCGGTGCGGGCCGCCGAGCCCGAACCGCTGCTGGTCGACGGACACCCCGTGACGGTGTGGCACCGGCTGCCCGATCCCGTGCGCCCCGCCGAGCCGCGCGATCTGGCCGGACTTCTGCGGATCGTGCACGCGCTGCCCTCCCCCTCCTTCGCCCTGCCGCCCCGCGAACTCCTCGGCGGCGTGGAGCGCTGGCTGCGTCTCGCGGGCGACGCGATCGACCTCGAGGACGCTGCGTATCTGCGGCAGCGGCGCGACGGCTTCGCCGCGGCCGCCGCCGCGCTCACCCCGCAGCTGCCGCCGGGCCCGATCCACGGCGACGCGCTGCCCCGCAACGTCCATGTCGGCCCGGACGGCCCGGTCCTGGTCGACCTGGAGACCTTCTCCGCCGATCTGCGCGAGCACGACCTGGTGGTCATGGCCCTGTCCCGCGACCGCTACGGGCTTCCCGCCGAGGCGTACGACGCGTTCACCGCTGCGTACGGCTGGGACGTGCGCGCGTGGGAGGGCTGCTCCGTCCTGCGGGGCGCCCGCGAGACCGCCAGCTGCGCCTGGGTCGCCCAGCACGCCCCCACGAACCCCAAGGCACTGACAGAGTTCGGACGCCGGGTGGCGTCGCTGCGCGACGGCGACGAGACGGTCCGCTGGTTCCCCTTCTGA